The Ignavibacteria bacterium genome contains the following window.
AATCTTTGTAATTATCTCTCTGCCAATTTCCATAATAGTTTAGTCCGCTTAATCCTAACCACAAAACTCCTTCAGCAGCTGTGAAATATACTCCAACATCATAACGCTCAGCGTATAATTCACCCATCCCAGGAATTAAAAACGAATAAAGAAATGCGAGTGCTCCGCTTTTTTCTTCCTTTAAATTTGCCGTTAAACTCGCTTCAGAAATTGAGTTATGCTTGAGATTAATTTTAGATTTTAAAGAAATTAAAGTTTGAGCATTGGAAACTTGACCGCAGAAAACAATTAATAAAGAAACAATTATGGATCTCATTTTTTCCTCAATTTAAATTAAGAGGTAATTCCCCTATACAATATTCGTTTTGAATTCCAGTTATCATGAATTCAGTTAGTTTATTAGTTAAATCGACATCAGGTTTATGAATCACTCGAACATAATTTGAGCTGAATCCCTTGAATGCATTATCTTCATCAGGATGTTCGAATAAAACTCTTTCTTTCTTTCCTATCATATCTGAGTAAAATAAATGTTTTTTCTTTGCACTTAAAATTCTTAATCGGTTTGTTCTTTCTTTTCGGATATTTTTTGGAATTTGATTTATCATCTCAGCTGCGGGAGTGCCAGGTCTTTCGGAATATGTGAAAACGTGCAAATACGAAATCGGCATCTCATTTAATAATTTGTATGTTAGTTCAAAATCATGCTCCGTCTCACCAGGAAATCCAACTATCACATCAACTCCAATTCCGCAATCGGGGATCAAACTTTTCACTTGTTCGATTCGATTCTGATAAAGTTCCGAAAGATAGCGTCTTCTCATCTGTTTTAAGATTAAATCACTCCCACTTTGTAGAGGAATATGAAAGTGTGAGCAAAGCTTTTCTTCATTGCGAACTAAACGAATTATTTCATCAGTTAGCAGGTTTGGTTCAATCGAGCTAAATCGAATTCTGTAATCGCCTTCAGTTTTCAATAACCTTCTAACTAGCTGTGTGAGATCAGTATTTAATTTACTTCCATAGTCGCCAACATTCACTCCTGTAAGAACAATTTCCCTAAAACCTTGAAAAATTAAATTTTGAAACTGCTTTGCCGATCCGTCAATAGGTAAACTTCTGCTTTCACCTCTTGCTTGCGGAATCGTACAGAAAGTACAAGAATAATTACATCCATCTTGGATTTTTAAGAATGCACGTGTACGATCATCATCTTTGTTTGAAAAGGCTGGGTCAAAATCTTGAAATGACTCTGTTGGAGTAGTGTGAATACATGCTAAATTTTTCTTCTCAAGATTATCTATAAAATTAAATATTTCAAATTTTTCATTCGAACCGAGAATTAAGTCAACTCCCTCGATTTTTTGTAAATCGGCTGGACGCAATTGTGCATAACAACCGGTTACAATTACAAATCCTTTTGGATTACTTCGAAGTGCACGACGAACAACTTGCCTGCATTCCCGCTCTGCATTATCCGTCACAGTGCAAGTATTAATTACGTAAACATCTGCTTTTGAATCAAAATCTGAGATACTAAATCCTCTGCTTTTAAAATCACTACCAATTGTAGAGGTTTCAGTATAGTTTAATTTGCAGCCAAGTGTATGTAAGGCAACTTTTTTCAAAGTATCAAGAATTCCATATAAATAAAAATTGTCATTGCATTCCTAAAATGAAGGAACACAATGACAATATCAATGATTTTTTATTTCTAAATTAAGAGTTCTCTTCTTTCAAAGGTTCACTCGATGAATCATCTACAGGAGAAGAAGGCAATTCATCCTGCTGTGATGTAGTTTCCTCCTCAAGAGTCTGCTGAACATTAGTTTCTTCAGCACTTACAGTTTCCACTTCCTTCACTTCTTGTTTTGGTTTAGATTTTTCTTCAGCTTTTTTATCAGCTTTGGAGGATTTTCCTTTTTTGTGATCCTTTTCTTTAAAGAGATCTCCAATAGTCATTTTTTCGATCTTATGCTTGGCAATGTATTCTTCAACAGCTGCATTCTCTTTATCTCTCAAAGCTTCAATTGCACTCAGCACAATTTTTTTATTTTCTTTATCAAATTCGATTATCTTAAGTGAAAGTGATTCCCCCTCAGGAAAATTTGCTTTCAAGTTTTTAATCGGTGAGGTTGACAAGTGATTTGCAGGTACAAAGCCATCAACTTTCATAGGTAATTCAACAAGAATTCCTTTTTCGATGTGTCTTAGTACAGTTGCATCGACCTCTTTACCAACGCTGTACTCTCTTTCAAAAATATCCCATGGATTTTCTTCCAATTGTTTATGACCAAGAGAGATCTTTCGCTGTTCGATATCAATTCCAAGCACCATTACATCGATGGTATCTCCTTTTTTCACAATTTCGGCTGGATGACGAATTTTCTTCGTCCAACTGAGGTCAGAAATATGAATTAATCCATCAACCCCAGGTTCTAATTCAACAAACACACCAAAGTTTGTGAGATTACGTACTATACCAGAATGTTGTGAATCGATAGGATATTTCTTTAACAGTTCTCCCCATGGATCTGGTTCGAGCTGTTTCAGTCCAAGAGAAATTTTCTTTTCCTCTTTGTCGATGCTTAGAATTACAGCTTCAACGATTTGACCCATCGAAACAACTTGTGATGGATGTTTGATGTGCTGAGTCCAGCTCATTTCTGAAATATGAATTAATCCTTCGATACCTTTTTCAATTTCAACGAATGCACCATAATCTGTAAGTGAGACGATTCTTCCACTAACTCTTTGATTGAGTGCATATTTTTGATCTATTGTTTTCCATGGATGCTCTTGCAATTGCTTAATACCGAGTGAAATTCTTCTCTTCTCTGTATCATAATCAAGAACAACACAATTGATTACTTCATCAAGTTTGACAATTTCAGATGGATGATTTACTCTCCCCCAGCTTAAATCGGTAATGTGAATCAAACCATCTACTCCGCCTAGATCAATGAAT
Protein-coding sequences here:
- the mtaB gene encoding tRNA (N(6)-L-threonylcarbamoyladenosine(37)-C(2))-methylthiotransferase MtaB, which codes for MKKVALHTLGCKLNYTETSTIGSDFKSRGFSISDFDSKADVYVINTCTVTDNAERECRQVVRRALRSNPKGFVIVTGCYAQLRPADLQKIEGVDLILGSNEKFEIFNFIDNLEKKNLACIHTTPTESFQDFDPAFSNKDDDRTRAFLKIQDGCNYSCTFCTIPQARGESRSLPIDGSAKQFQNLIFQGFREIVLTGVNVGDYGSKLNTDLTQLVRRLLKTEGDYRIRFSSIEPNLLTDEIIRLVRNEEKLCSHFHIPLQSGSDLILKQMRRRYLSELYQNRIEQVKSLIPDCGIGVDVIVGFPGETEHDFELTYKLLNEMPISYLHVFTYSERPGTPAAEMINQIPKNIRKERTNRLRILSAKKKHLFYSDMIGKKERVLFEHPDEDNAFKGFSSNYVRVIHKPDVDLTNKLTEFMITGIQNEYCIGELPLNLN
- a CDS encoding 30S ribosomal protein S1; protein product: MSEETKNTNIAEPTTQVEIDKSLLAQKNNFDLENKYSIEEFQTLANLYSKTLTEFKEGEIIKGKVIRVQGDNVIVDIGFKSEGSIHKEEFPDLDQLIPGTEIDILLEKVEGTEGELVLSKKLADFAKLWEKIMNAHEQQTVIQGKILKRIKGGLVAEVFGLESFLPGSQIDIKPIRDFDAFIGKTLDLKIVKVNHTQKNVVVSHKVLIEEEIKDQRKAILDSLEKGQILQGTVKAITDFGVFIDLGGVDGLIHITDLSWGRVNHPSEIVKLDEVINCVVLDYDTEKRRISLGIKQLQEHPWKTIDQKYALNQRVSGRIVSLTDYGAFVEIEKGIEGLIHISEMSWTQHIKHPSQVVSMGQIVEAVILSIDKEEKKISLGLKQLEPDPWGELLKKYPIDSQHSGIVRNLTNFGVFVELEPGVDGLIHISDLSWTKKIRHPAEIVKKGDTIDVMVLGIDIEQRKISLGHKQLEENPWDIFEREYSVGKEVDATVLRHIEKGILVELPMKVDGFVPANHLSTSPIKNLKANFPEGESLSLKIIEFDKENKKIVLSAIEALRDKENAAVEEYIAKHKIEKMTIGDLFKEKDHKKGKSSKADKKAEEKSKPKQEVKEVETVSAEETNVQQTLEEETTSQQDELPSSPVDDSSSEPLKEENS